DNA sequence from the Devosia lacusdianchii genome:
GTCGCGTGGTGCATGAAGACGGTCGCGCCACCGGCGTCGAGCTGGCACGCGTTGGCGAGGACGAAACCTGGTTCCTGTCTGCCGCCACCGTGGTGGTCGCCTGCGATTCGCTGCACACGCCGCAATTGCTCTTCGCGTCGGGTATCCGCCCCGCTGCCCTTGGCCGCCACATCAACGACCATTTCATCATCTCGCAGATCGCCGAAGCGCCGCTGTCCAATCCACCGATGCGGGCTATGAGCTGGATTCCCGCTACCAATGAATTTCCCTTCTCGGTGACCCTCTATCCGAGCAGCCTCGATTCCATGGAGCGCCCGGCCGAGCTGACCGGGCAGCCGATCGGCATGGGCGTATTCTGCCCCTCCGATGTCGATGCCGAAAACCACCTCGAATTCGACGAGTCCAAGCTCGATTGGCATGGCCTCCCCTCGATCTCGATCAAGTGGAAGCCCTCCGAGGCCGATAAAGCCCGTATCGAGGAGGCCAAGGCCACCGCGCTGCGCGTTGCAGAAGTCATCGGTCGGCCGGCACCCGGCTTTGCCACTTTCGTGCAACCGGTGGGCAGCTCGCTGCACTACCAGGGCACCATTCGCATGGGCGAAAGCGACGACGGTACCAGCGTCTGCGACCGCAACAGCCGCGTCTGGGGTTTTGACAATCTCTATGTCGCCGGCAATGGCGTCATTCCCACCATGACCGCCACCAATCCGACGCTTTATTCGGTTGCCCTCGCCACCTTCGGCGCTCGGCAGATCGCCGCACAGCGCCGCGCTGTTTGATTTCGGAGACCACAGACATGACCGACAAGAAACTGAAAGTCCTGGTCGTTGGCTTGGGCCAGATGGGCCGCAGCCATGCCATGGCCTATCACGATCATCCGGGCTTCGAGATCGTTGGCCTCGTCAATCGCTCCACTCCGAAACTTCCTGATGGACTGGCTGGCTATCCGGTGCGCCACGACTTCGCTGCCGCGCTGGCAGAGTTCAAGCCCGATGTCGTTTCTATCGCCACCCACACCAACACCCATGCCGACTATGCCGTGGCGGCCATGGAGGCGGGGGCGCATGTGTTTGTCGAAAAGCCCCTGGCATCCACCGTCGAGGACGCCCGGCGCGTCGTTGCCGCCGCCGAGAAGCACAAGCGCAAGCTGGTCATCGGCTATATCCTCCGCCACCACCCGTCCTGGACCCGGCTGATCGAGGAAGCACGCAATCTGGGCGGACCTTATGTGTTCCGCATGAATCTCAATCAGCAGTCCAGCGCCGCCGCCTGGGACATTCATCGCTCGATCATGCAGACCACGTCGCCGATCGTCGATTGCGGCGTCCACTATGTCGACGTGATGTGCCAGATCACCGATGCCAAGCCGGTCGAAGTACGCGGCATGGGCCTGGGCATGGCGTCTGGCCTGCCCGCCGGCATGTACAATTACGGCCACTTCCAGGTGCTGTTCGACGATGGCAGCCTGGGCTGGTACGAAGCCGGCTGGGGTCCGATGATGTCGGAGACAGCCTTCTTCGTGAAGGATGTCATCTCGCCCAAGGGCTCGGTCTCGATCGTCATGGATGAAGGTGCGGCGTCCGACGACATCAACGCCCACACCCAGACCTCACGCCTGCTCGTGCACCACGCCGAACTCGGCGGCGATGGCAAGTTCACCCGCAAGGATGATTGGCTGGACATGCACGATGAGCCCAATCACGACGCGCTCTGCTATCGCGAGCAGGATTTCGTCTATCGCGCCGTGAGCGAAGATATCGACCTGACGCGCCATATGAACGACGCCGTGACCTCGCTCAATATCTGCCTGGCGGCCGACGAAAGCGTCCGCACGGGGCTCGCCGTGCGGCTCTAGCTTTTGGTGGTGGGCGGCAAGCGCCCACCAATCATTTATTCCGTGAAGGTCGCGAGATACGCGATCACGTCCTCGATGTCCTGCGTTTCCTTGAGGCCGGCAAAGCTCATCTTGGTGCCGGGCACCATGGCCTTGGGAGCGGCAAGGTATTCGGCCAGCTTGTCCTCGGTCCAGGCCAGCCCGCCAGCGCCGGCTTCGACCATGGCGTTCGAATACTTGTAGTCGCCGCCCGTGCCGGCCGTACGGCCGACAATGCCGTTGAGCACGGGCCCGACCTTGTTCCTGGCGCCATCGCCCACCGCGTGGCAGGCCATGCACTTCTTGAACACCGTCTCGCCGCGAACGGCGTCGCCCGCGGCGGCAGCAGGCACGATCGATGCGCCTACGATGGCCAGGGCCAGTAGCAGTTTCGCTTTCATGATTGTCCTACCTTCCTGCTTGTCAGGGCCGCACGGCCGTGACTTCGATTTCGACAAGCCAGCCCGGATTGACCAGGCCGGCCACCGTCACCACCGAGCGCGATGGCAGATTGGGCTGCGCTTCGGTGCCGAAAAACTGGGTATAGCCGGCCATGAACCCTTCAAAGTCCAGCGCCCCCTCGGGCGCCACGAGAAAGGCCTGCATCTTGATCACGTCGCCCATGGTCAGATCGAGATCAGCCAGCGACTTTTCGATCGAGGTCAGCACGCTGACGGTCTGGGCCTGCATGTCGCCATAGGCGGCCGGGGTCGAGCGATCGGCGGATTCGTCAGTCACCGAGGGCACGGCGCCGCTCAGGTAGACGACGGTCTTGCCGGCGGGCACTTCAACGGCACGGGCAATGGGAAAATTGGAGCCGGGATTGGTGTGGCGCACCACATCCTGGGCAAAGCCCGAGCCGGCGAGCGCCAGGGCCAGGCCCGTGGCGAGAGAAAGCGTCTTCAACATAACTTATGCTCCTGCGGGATAAGGGCAGCGGGCCCGGAGGTCCGCCGCCGGTAATGTCAGCGGGAGTCAGTGACTTCCTGCACGGTCACTTCTTCGGCGTAGCTGTTGCCGAAATTGGTGCGGATATAGCTGACCACCGCTGCGATCTGGGCGTCGTCCAGCACGCCGCCAAGCGCCGGCATGCCTTTCTGACCATGAATGATCAGGTAGATGGGGTAGCCGGCCGATTCCAGGTTCTCGTTATTGGCGAGCGCCGGATACATGCCGGCGCCGACGGCGCCTTGCCCTTCGGGCATATGGCAGCCGGCGCAGATATTATTGTAGATGTCCTTGCCGTCGGTTTGGGTCAGCTTGCTCGGGTTGGCGAACAGCATCGACGCATCCGATTGGGCGAGTGCGGGTGAAGCCAGCAAGGCGAGCGCCGCCGCTACGGCAATTTTGAGCGAATTCATGTCAAAAGTCCTTTCTGTAGCGGCGATCAGGCGCCAACAACGTGCTTGTGCAAGCGCGAGATGGCGTCGAGGGCGGAGAGGATGGCGCCTTCCTGCCAGGCCGGCAGGTAGGAGATGTGCTCACCGGCCATGAGCGTCCGGCCGTCCATGGCCGCAGCCGTGGCATATTGAGCTTCCTTGTCGGCCCAGATGCCGTAGCAGCCGAGCACCCATGGCACGCGATGCCAGCTCACCGACACACCGTTGGAGAACTCCTCGGTATATTGCGGATGGATCTGCGCACCGTATTCCACGGCCTTGGCCACTCGGTCTTCAGGAGCCATGGCGTTGAACTGGTAGGCCGTCGCGCCCCAGCTATAGCCACCCAGCAGCACGCCCGGACCATCGCTGAAATAGTCGGTCGAGGGATACGAAATCTGCGAGATCGGCAGGTTCGTATAGGTGATGCCGCCATAGATGCGCTCATCCTGTTCCCAGAACCGGCGCTTGAACTCGAGGCCGAACTTCACCGAGCCGGCATAGGACATCGAGTCGATGACCGCCGTCATCTCGCCGGAGAAGTTGTGCTCGATCTGGCCGAGAATGGAGAAGGGGATGGTGCAGATGCAATAGTCGGCACTAGCCGTCATCTCGCCTTCGGCACCATTGCTATCGACATAGGTGACCGTGACCCCGGTTTCGCTCTGGTCGATCTTGGTGACCTTGGCGTTATAGGTGATCAAGTCGCCCACGACCTTCTCGAAGCCCTGCGCGATCATGTCCATGCCGCCGACCGGCTGGAAGATCGTGCCCTGGTGGTCGATCGAGTCGCCCGTGATCAGGTTGGACCACAGCTTGGACTGCAGGATATCGCTGAGCGCGATCGGCTCGGATGGAATCGGTTTGCCATCGACACCGCCGCCGGGCTCTTTTTCCCAACCACGGAATTCCGAAGAATCGTCGCCCTTCACATAGGCATAGTTCTCGTCGAGCATGCCGTAGGTCTTGAGGGAATCCAGCAGCAGCTTGGCGTCTTCGGCCGTGACCGTTTCGTCGAGACCGTCCTGGTTGACCACCTTGGCCAGCAATTCGGAGACGTGGCCGCGATAGTCGGTCGCGATTTCGCGGAAACGCTGCGGCTTGCCGTCGAAGGCATCGGTGCGGTGCAGGTAGGCGTTGTGATTGACCTGCATGAAGGGCTCGAGCTTGACGCCCAGCCGCTTGCAGTAGTCGAGCACGCCATAATGGTGGTGCGGAATGCGCCACGGGCCCGGGTTGATGTAATTGCCCTCGGCGAACTTGACGTCCTGCTCGAAGCCACCCAGTTCCACATACTTGTCGCCGCTGCGCAGGGTCCAGCAGCGACCGCCGGCCTTTTCGCGATATTCGAGAACCTGCACCGTGTAGCCTGCATCGCGCAGTTCCAGTGCTGCCGTCATCCCCGCCAGACCGGCGCCAAGGATGAGCACCGAAGCCCCCTTTGGATCGCCTTCCAGCTTGATCGGACCGCTATAGGTGGACTCCTGGGCAAACCCCAGGCTTGTCATCGCGTTATACATCGCGACGCTGCCCGCCGCAGTGCCGATCATGGCCAGCAATTGCCGCCGGCTCATCTCTGTTTGAAAACCAGACATATACCCCTCCTCAACAGGGAAAATCAGGCGCCCGCGACAGCGGCGCAGGCACCTCATCCAACCTAGTGGGGGAAACTCATGCTGGCAACTCCTCTATTTGCTGTCTCGGTGGAGGCAAATCGGAGGGGGTTTGAGTATGAGTGTCCAAATATCTGGCAATTGAAGAAAAATTCTCCCGATGCCTAATTCTTGTGCAGATGCAAATTTCGTCGTCCGGCAAGCCGCCTCTCGGCAGTGTCGGTCAATGGAAATCACCACCCGGAATCCGTTCCGAGCTTCAGTCAACACAATGCGCGAAGCATGCGAAAGTTACACTCAGATCGCCTCGTCGCGCTTGCTGGTATTGGACGCCATGGCAGCATCGAGCACCTTCTGAATATTGGCGGCGCGCCGGAACGATGGTTCCAGCGTCTTGCCCGCCCGCACCGCCGCCACGAAACGCTGGTAATTGGTCTCGACCGGCTCGAACGCCACGTCGCGCCAGGTGGCCGTGTGCACATCCTCGCCCAGGCACGCCCGCAGCGTCGACGCGCCGGTATCGTAGATAATCTCCACCGATCCGGTCTCGCCGTAGATGCGCAACCGCAGCTGGTCCATCTGCCCGGCCGCCGTGCGGGTGGCCTGGATGGTGCCGATAGCGCCGCTGGTGAAGTCGACATTCATGGTGAAGCTGTCATTGGCGTCCAGCGTATATTCGCCGATGGCACCGCCTGGCGCCTTGTCGAAGGTCTTGAGCCGGCCAAACACATGCGCCACGTCGAGCCCTGAGCCATAGGAGGCGAAATCGACGATGTGGATGCCGATATCGCTCAGCGCGCCGTTCGAGCCGTGCCTTGTGCTCAGCCGCCATAGGAACTTGGTCTCGGTATGCCAGTCGCCCCAGTGATTGCCCACCAGCCAGCTCTGCAGATGCGATGCCTCCACATGCCGCACCGCGCCGATCGCGCCCGATAGCACCAGCTCGCGCCCCTTCTGCACCGCCGGCGAATTGCGGTAGGTGAAGTTGACCATGCCCACCTTGCCCGAGCGCTCCATCGCCTCGGCCATTTCCATGGCCTTGCCGGCATCGGTCGCCAGCGGCTTCTCGCAGAACACATGCTTGCCGGCCGCGATGGCCGCCATGGTGGTGGGGTAGTGCACACTGTCGGGCGTCACATTGGCCACGGCGTCGAATGCGCCCCAGGCCAGTGCGTCCTCGATCGAACCGAATTGCCGCTCGATACCGTGCTGGGCGCAGAACGTTGCGAGCCTGCCAGCATCGACGTCGACGCCGCCGACCAGCGTTACGCCATCGATGGCGCCAAAATTGCTGGCGTGGCTATTGGCCATCCCGCCGGTTCCCAGGATCAACAGGCGCATGAAATCCTCCTTGGTGCCTTGCGCCTAGCTTCTCCAGCTCGCGATCGGTTCGGCAAGTGTCTGTAATTGTTGGGCCGGCTCACCCTCTATCCGCTTGAGCAACAGTCGCGTCAGCTCCACGCCCGCCGCGAAGACGTCCTCGCGGATACTGTCCAGAGTGGGAAACAGCGTCGGCACGATGTCGGAGGTCTGCTTGTAGATCATATGGACATCGCGCCCCAGCATCAGCCCGCCCTCCTGCAATCCGCTGAGCAGGGCTATGCTGTACATTTCGCTGTCGCAGATGATGCCGTCGGGGTGATCTGCCAGCTTGGCCAGCTCAAGCCCAAGGGTTCGCATTTCGGCATGGGTGCGGAAGCGCAGGCCGTCGAGTCTGGTATCGAGGATCTGGGCGTTGATCCCGGCCTTGGCCGCGGCGCGGTGATACGCGGTGACGATATTGTGGTGATTGGTCGTGCTGTCGTCGCCCACTGCCAGCAGCACGTTGCGGGCGCCCTTGGCGGCGAGCCGGTCAACGGCCATCGTCGCGAACACCTCGGCATGAAAGTCGTGATAGGCGTGGGGCGTATAGAACTCGGTACGCCCATGGCTGACGAAGGGGAAATCCGCGTCGATCATCAGCTGCACCCGCTTATCCCGCGGCGTAGTATGCGTGATGATCACTCCGTCGGCGGTGCGATTGTCCAGGATGTAACGGATATTGTCGGGGGACTGATGCCGGTCGAATTCCGGCGTAACCGTCATATGATACCGCGTCCCCTGGATCGACTGGCCGATGCCTTGGATCATCTTGCGTGCGAAGTCGATCGAGTCACCCGATCCATCGAGCACTAGGGCGATGACATTGGTCTTGCCGGTCCGCAACCTGACTCCGGCGCGATCGGGCACATAGCCCAGTGCGGCGGCGGCCTCCGCGACCTTGTCCCGCGTTTCCTGCTTGAGCGTCGTTCCGCCACGCAATGACAGCGACACGGTGGAGAGGCTGAGACCCGTTACATCCGCGATGGTGCGCAAGGTCACGCGCTGGTTCGCCGTGGTGGCCCGCCCCTTGCTGCTGATCGTGGTTTTCTGGTTCATCTCTGCCGCGTTCCCCAGCCTCGTTTCTACACTGGGATACCGGCAAACCAAACCCAGAAATTTTGCAACGATGCACAGGCGTCAAGCCGGACATCGAAAACGATTTCGAGAACCTATATAACTGAAATTACTGCACAATATTCTCAATATGTCATTGATCCTGTCCAAATGCGATTCTGAATTGCAACGTTGCATAAGATGTGTTTACTTTCTCGGCGCGTCCGGATGAGGGTTCTGGCGCAGGCTGCCCCGGTGAGAGGTGGCGCGAGCAACAGAGGAGGAGATATGATGCTCAAGAGGAGTTTGCTGACCACCGCAGCGGTGCTGTCGATGGTCGCCGCCGCCGCGATCCCCGCAAGGGCCGAAGTTTCGATCATGTATGCCGAATGGCTGGCATCGCTGGTCGAGCCGGGTATCGAGGCGTTCGAAGCCGAGACCGGTGAAACCGTCAACGCCATCAAGCTGCCCGGCCAGGGTTACGACCAGCGCATCGCACTCGACCTCAGTGCCGGAACGGCCGCCGATGTCGTGCAGATGGATAGCTTCATGGTCTCCGAGCTGGCTTCGGCCGGCTACCTGCACCCGCTCAACGAACAGGGCGCCGGCTGGGACCAGTATCAGTACTACCAGCCCGGCCTGCTTGAGGTTGCCTCCTACGAGGGCAATGTCTACGGGCTGCCCACCGACACCGACGTGCGCATGCTGTGGTACGACAAGTCCAATTTCGAAAAGGCCGGCATCACTGTACCGTGGGAGCCCAAGAGCTGGGCCGACATTCTTGACGCCGCCCAGAAGCTCAAGGATGCGGGCGTCCAATATGCGTTCATTCTGCCCGCCGGTACCAAGCAGGCCGAAGCGGCCACCATGCAGGGCTTCTACATGGCTTTGCTCGGCGCCGACGTGCCCGAAGGCGACCGCAACCGTCTGCTCAATCGCGAAACCGGCCAGTGGATCGGTGACAGCCCGGCCATCCGCCGCACGCTCGAGCTCTACCACCAGGTCTATGTCGAAAACGAACTGACCCCGGCCGACATCAACTACGCGACCGACGTCGGCGCCGCCGTGCGCCAGGCGCTGGCCGACGACAAGGTTGGCATCATCGCCAGCGGTTCGTGGGAAGACGCGTGCCTGTGGGATTGCAACGGCGTCAACCTGCCAAGCCGCGAAGAGCGCGACGCTCAGGTCGGCTGGACTCCATGGCCTGGCTCGGGTGAGCCCGGCACCAAGGCAACGACCAATATCTCGGGTGGCTGGACCATCGGCGTCAATGCCAAGGCTGCCGATCCCGATCTGGCCTTCAAGCTGGTGACCACTATCTTCGACGTCGACAACTTCAAAGCCTGGACCCTTGCCAACCACCGCATGGCCGTCCGCACCGACATTTCGGAATCCCCGGAATATATGGAAGACGCCTACCTCGCCAAGGCAACGGCGCTGGCAGCCGACACCACCGGTCGCGACACCATCCCGGGCTACCAGACCGTCTCGGCCCTGGTGCAACAGGCAACCGCCGACATTCTTGACGGCGCCGATGTCGAAACCGTGGTCCAGGAATACCACGATGCCCTCGTCGACGAGTTCGGCGAAGAAAAGGTCATGACCTACGAATAAGCCACACCTCCCGACGCGGCGGTGCCCAATTGTCCTCTGGGTGCCGCCGTGACGGGTGTCTGATCACTCTCCGTGCTCCCGATGTCACCCGGCGCAGACCGGGGGCCATCCTGAGATCGACGAGCCGGCAACATCTCAGGATGGCTTCCGGCCTTCGCCGGAATGACGCCGAGCAAATTCATAGGCCCGTGTGACCATGAAAAATCAGGCCAACCCCTGGCTGACCAACAATCTTTTCGTCCTCGGCTTGGGCATGCTGCCGGCGCTGCTGCTGATCTGCGTGCTGCTCTATTTCACCGCCTGGGCCTTCGCTTTCAGCTTTACCGATCTGGCCCTGGTGGGTCGCAAGGCGGTGGAGTGGAGCTGGGTTGGGCTCGACAATTTCGAGCGCCTGTTCACCCGTCGCGGCTTTCTCGAAGCCCTCTGGACCACTGTCATTTTCGTCTTCTTTTCGGCCATTGTCGGCCAGTCGGTGCTCGGTTTTCTCCTGGCGGCTTTGCTGCGCGGCAGCAATTCCTCGATCAAGACCGTGGTCGAGGTCTGCATCATGCTGGGCTGGCTGCTGCCCGACATCGTCGCGGCCTTCCTGTGGTCGGCCACGACAAGCCAGACCGGGCTGATCAATTCCCTTATTATCGTGCCGCTCGGCTTCCAGCCGGTCAATTTCATCAACGACTACGCGCTGCCCGTCGTCATCGTCGCAAATATCTGGAAGGGCACAGCCTGGTCCTACCTGCTGTTCTCGGCGGCGCTGGATTCGGTGTCGCGTGAAGTGGTCGAAGCGGCAAAGGTCGATGGCGCCACCCCGTTCCAGCGCATCTGGCTGGTGCAATTGCCGATCATCCGGCCGCATATCGCCACCAATATGCTGTTCATCACCATCTGGACCTTCACCTACTTCCCGCTGATCTTCGCGATGACCGGCGGCGGACCAGGCACCCAGTCCACGACGCTGGCGGTGTTCCTCTATAATCAGAGCTTTGCGCGCGGCAATCTCGGCTTCGGCAGCGCCATTTCGGTCGCCATGCTGCTCATCGTCGGCGTGCTGTCACTCTTCTATCTGCGCCTGTTGCGGGAGCCCAAGTAATGGAAACCAATCCCGCTCATTCGCGCCTGACCGCCATCGCGCTGGCCTTCATGGCCGTTATCTGGGTCAGCCCGTTCTCCTGGCTGTTCCTCAACGCCTTTGACACCGCTTCCGTCGGCCGCCTGGCGATTCCGCAATCGGTGGGCCTCGACAATTTCGCCATGGCCATGAGCGGCAATGCCGGTCGGCAATTCCTCAATTCCATGCTGATCGCCGCCGGCACCGCTACGCTGAGCGTCGTCGTCGGCATTGCTGCCGCCTATCCGCTGTCGCGCCTGCGCATTCCGGGCCGCAATGCTTTCCTCTGGACGTTGGTGCTGCTGCGCATGCTGCCTTCGGCCGGCGTTCTGGTGCCGCTCTACTTCGCGGCGCAGCGCGGTGGCCTGCTCAACCAGCTCGGCGTCATCATCGCGCTGACCATTCTGAACCTGCCGTTCACGCTGCTGCTGCTCAAGAACTTCTTCGACACCGTGCCGATCGAGCTGGAAGAGGCCGCCTATGTCGAGGGTGCTTCCCTGTTCCAGATCGTCACCCGCATCGTGCTCCCCATGTCGCGGGCGGGCCTGGCGGTGGTCTGGTTCTTCAGCTTCACCGGCGCCTGGAACGAGTTTCTCTTGCCGCTGATTTTCTCGCGCGTGCAGGATGGTTTCCCGATGTCGGTCGGGCTCTACGCGGCTTTCGGCCAGCAGGGCGCCATCAATTACGGGTTCCTCGCGGCCTATTCGATTATCTACGCAGCGCCGGCGGTCGGCGTCTATTTCTTGTTGCGGCGAAACATGAACACAGGGTTCGCCGGTGTCGGAGTTAAAGGATGACGTATTCCAACCCCCTTTCGTCCAAGCTTGCTCTGGTGGACGATGATCTCAAGATGGAAGGAAAGCTCCTCCGGCTCTGCAAGGATCTGGGCGACAAGATTCTGACTCCCATC
Encoded proteins:
- a CDS encoding GMC oxidoreductase, which translates into the protein MKRVESTDVVIIGSGPTGSAYARIIRRDWPEARIVMVEAGPQILPKTGAHLDNITDLSERAALEVLAQGGDRTPRLSVSKEEWEARRAGGFDASLLRRSGLFITNESDPAENLFTGFAAANVGGMGTKWSTGTPTPSEAERVPFIPADEFDAALTIAEGLLGTNKNTRPDDTAAIAMRDRLGAVFNPGRSPDRLVKAMPLAATSGPGNLTYHGTDVVLGPLVEEPAERFKILSETVCRRVVHEDGRATGVELARVGEDETWFLSAATVVVACDSLHTPQLLFASGIRPAALGRHINDHFIISQIAEAPLSNPPMRAMSWIPATNEFPFSVTLYPSSLDSMERPAELTGQPIGMGVFCPSDVDAENHLEFDESKLDWHGLPSISIKWKPSEADKARIEEAKATALRVAEVIGRPAPGFATFVQPVGSSLHYQGTIRMGESDDGTSVCDRNSRVWGFDNLYVAGNGVIPTMTATNPTLYSVALATFGARQIAAQRRAV
- a CDS encoding Gfo/Idh/MocA family protein, with translation MTDKKLKVLVVGLGQMGRSHAMAYHDHPGFEIVGLVNRSTPKLPDGLAGYPVRHDFAAALAEFKPDVVSIATHTNTHADYAVAAMEAGAHVFVEKPLASTVEDARRVVAAAEKHKRKLVIGYILRHHPSWTRLIEEARNLGGPYVFRMNLNQQSSAAAWDIHRSIMQTTSPIVDCGVHYVDVMCQITDAKPVEVRGMGLGMASGLPAGMYNYGHFQVLFDDGSLGWYEAGWGPMMSETAFFVKDVISPKGSVSIVMDEGAASDDINAHTQTSRLLVHHAELGGDGKFTRKDDWLDMHDEPNHDALCYREQDFVYRAVSEDIDLTRHMNDAVTSLNICLAADESVRTGLAVRL
- a CDS encoding c-type cytochrome, yielding MKAKLLLALAIVGASIVPAAAAGDAVRGETVFKKCMACHAVGDGARNKVGPVLNGIVGRTAGTGGDYKYSNAMVEAGAGGLAWTEDKLAEYLAAPKAMVPGTKMSFAGLKETQDIEDVIAYLATFTE
- a CDS encoding RidA family protein, with amino-acid sequence MLKTLSLATGLALALAGSGFAQDVVRHTNPGSNFPIARAVEVPAGKTVVYLSGAVPSVTDESADRSTPAAYGDMQAQTVSVLTSIEKSLADLDLTMGDVIKMQAFLVAPEGALDFEGFMAGYTQFFGTEAQPNLPSRSVVTVAGLVNPGWLVEIEVTAVRP
- a CDS encoding c-type cytochrome; amino-acid sequence: MNSLKIAVAAALALLASPALAQSDASMLFANPSKLTQTDGKDIYNNICAGCHMPEGQGAVGAGMYPALANNENLESAGYPIYLIIHGQKGMPALGGVLDDAQIAAVVSYIRTNFGNSYAEEVTVQEVTDSR
- a CDS encoding NAD(P)/FAD-dependent oxidoreductase, which gives rise to MSGFQTEMSRRQLLAMIGTAAGSVAMYNAMTSLGFAQESTYSGPIKLEGDPKGASVLILGAGLAGMTAALELRDAGYTVQVLEYREKAGGRCWTLRSGDKYVELGGFEQDVKFAEGNYINPGPWRIPHHHYGVLDYCKRLGVKLEPFMQVNHNAYLHRTDAFDGKPQRFREIATDYRGHVSELLAKVVNQDGLDETVTAEDAKLLLDSLKTYGMLDENYAYVKGDDSSEFRGWEKEPGGGVDGKPIPSEPIALSDILQSKLWSNLITGDSIDHQGTIFQPVGGMDMIAQGFEKVVGDLITYNAKVTKIDQSETGVTVTYVDSNGAEGEMTASADYCICTIPFSILGQIEHNFSGEMTAVIDSMSYAGSVKFGLEFKRRFWEQDERIYGGITYTNLPISQISYPSTDYFSDGPGVLLGGYSWGATAYQFNAMAPEDRVAKAVEYGAQIHPQYTEEFSNGVSVSWHRVPWVLGCYGIWADKEAQYATAAAMDGRTLMAGEHISYLPAWQEGAILSALDAISRLHKHVVGA
- a CDS encoding Gfo/Idh/MocA family protein; the encoded protein is MRLLILGTGGMANSHASNFGAIDGVTLVGGVDVDAGRLATFCAQHGIERQFGSIEDALAWGAFDAVANVTPDSVHYPTTMAAIAAGKHVFCEKPLATDAGKAMEMAEAMERSGKVGMVNFTYRNSPAVQKGRELVLSGAIGAVRHVEASHLQSWLVGNHWGDWHTETKFLWRLSTRHGSNGALSDIGIHIVDFASYGSGLDVAHVFGRLKTFDKAPGGAIGEYTLDANDSFTMNVDFTSGAIGTIQATRTAAGQMDQLRLRIYGETGSVEIIYDTGASTLRACLGEDVHTATWRDVAFEPVETNYQRFVAAVRAGKTLEPSFRRAANIQKVLDAAMASNTSKRDEAI
- a CDS encoding LacI family transcriptional regulator, whose product is MNQKTTISSKGRATTANQRVTLRTIADVTGLSLSTVSLSLRGGTTLKQETRDKVAEAAAALGYVPDRAGVRLRTGKTNVIALVLDGSGDSIDFARKMIQGIGQSIQGTRYHMTVTPEFDRHQSPDNIRYILDNRTADGVIITHTTPRDKRVQLMIDADFPFVSHGRTEFYTPHAYHDFHAEVFATMAVDRLAAKGARNVLLAVGDDSTTNHHNIVTAYHRAAAKAGINAQILDTRLDGLRFRTHAEMRTLGLELAKLADHPDGIICDSEMYSIALLSGLQEGGLMLGRDVHMIYKQTSDIVPTLFPTLDSIREDVFAAGVELTRLLLKRIEGEPAQQLQTLAEPIASWRS
- a CDS encoding extracellular solute-binding protein, with the translated sequence MMLKRSLLTTAAVLSMVAAAAIPARAEVSIMYAEWLASLVEPGIEAFEAETGETVNAIKLPGQGYDQRIALDLSAGTAADVVQMDSFMVSELASAGYLHPLNEQGAGWDQYQYYQPGLLEVASYEGNVYGLPTDTDVRMLWYDKSNFEKAGITVPWEPKSWADILDAAQKLKDAGVQYAFILPAGTKQAEAATMQGFYMALLGADVPEGDRNRLLNRETGQWIGDSPAIRRTLELYHQVYVENELTPADINYATDVGAAVRQALADDKVGIIASGSWEDACLWDCNGVNLPSREERDAQVGWTPWPGSGEPGTKATTNISGGWTIGVNAKAADPDLAFKLVTTIFDVDNFKAWTLANHRMAVRTDISESPEYMEDAYLAKATALAADTTGRDTIPGYQTVSALVQQATADILDGADVETVVQEYHDALVDEFGEEKVMTYE
- a CDS encoding carbohydrate ABC transporter permease, with protein sequence MKNQANPWLTNNLFVLGLGMLPALLLICVLLYFTAWAFAFSFTDLALVGRKAVEWSWVGLDNFERLFTRRGFLEALWTTVIFVFFSAIVGQSVLGFLLAALLRGSNSSIKTVVEVCIMLGWLLPDIVAAFLWSATTSQTGLINSLIIVPLGFQPVNFINDYALPVVIVANIWKGTAWSYLLFSAALDSVSREVVEAAKVDGATPFQRIWLVQLPIIRPHIATNMLFITIWTFTYFPLIFAMTGGGPGTQSTTLAVFLYNQSFARGNLGFGSAISVAMLLIVGVLSLFYLRLLREPK
- a CDS encoding carbohydrate ABC transporter permease — encoded protein: METNPAHSRLTAIALAFMAVIWVSPFSWLFLNAFDTASVGRLAIPQSVGLDNFAMAMSGNAGRQFLNSMLIAAGTATLSVVVGIAAAYPLSRLRIPGRNAFLWTLVLLRMLPSAGVLVPLYFAAQRGGLLNQLGVIIALTILNLPFTLLLLKNFFDTVPIELEEAAYVEGASLFQIVTRIVLPMSRAGLAVVWFFSFTGAWNEFLLPLIFSRVQDGFPMSVGLYAAFGQQGAINYGFLAAYSIIYAAPAVGVYFLLRRNMNTGFAGVGVKG